The nucleotide sequence TCCGGGCACTGCGCGCACAGAGCGGACAGCGCCATGGGGTGGCGGTGTTCGCACAGACATCGCACCCAGCCGGCATTGGACTCGGCCGTCCAGTCCGGCTCCTCCGATGCGTCCCACCCCTTCGATCGCCAGCGCGACAGCCGCTCTTTCCCGTCCGACTCCGTCGTCGCCACCGCCGCTGCGCCCGCGCGCGTGTGCTCGATCGCCACCAGCAGGAGGCCATCCAGCAACGCGTTCACGTCCCAGACTTCGTGGAACTGACGTGCCAGCTCGAACAGTGCGTTCAGATCGAACACCTCGCGGCGCAATTCGCGGATCTGGCCCAAGAGGGCGTCCGTGTCCTCGCCGTGCGGGGCCGATACGGCGGGCCGGGAGGCATTGGTCAGCACATGCGAAGTTTGGTCGGCCATTGGACGCAGTTACCTCGTCAGGGTCCGCTTGTGGAATCGGAGCCGGATACCCCATATCTGTATCGGCATTGGGCCGAAATCCTTGTGCTCCAACTGGAAAGAAAAAGGCCGCCTCGAAGGCGGCCTTTTGCAGATCAATCGCGGAGGAGTTTAGACGCCGTCGTCGGTTGGCTTGGTTTCGTGCGGGTTTTGCTCGCCGGCCGCCTCCATGCCTTGGTATTTCGACGGGCATTTGACCAGCAAGTTGTTGGCCTCGAAAGTCCCCGCCACAAACTGCCCCTGGCAAACCACCGAATTGGCCTGGTCGAAGTTCCCGGGCGTCACGCCCTTGTAGGCCACCGGCAATGAGTGCCCCTGTTCGTCGATGATGTTGAAATGCAGGGTCCCGGCGGCGTGGTCGTATCGGACATTCTCCTTGTCGATGGTCCCCATGACCTGACAATTCCGATCCAGTTGCCGCGCTTCGGCGAAACTGACATAGGGTGTCAACGACCCGCGAAAGGCGGAAAAGCCCACCACCCCGCAGATCACGATGATCCCGATTCCCACGATGTACCGCTTATTCATCGGTTCGCGCTCCCCGTTTAATCCGACGGTCGATCCGGACCAGGTACCAGACAATTCCCGCCCAGACGATGAGAACCCCGACCACGGCCGTTGTGTTCGCGTTCATTTGTCACTCCCCATCGGCGTCCGGGCCGTCCTCAATACGCGCGGCGGCCACGCCCAATTTGAACATCCAGACATAGAGCAAGAGGAATCCCAGCGTCGAGGCGCCAAAAATGCTCGCAACCTGCGGGGACATGGTCGATTGCGACCCCGCCGCCATCACCACCTGGTTGGCGTCCTCGTGCAACGAGCGGTACAGCCGCGGCAGGACAAAAAACAGAAACGGCGAAATCGCCCCGCCGAAAATCAGATACACCGCCGAAACCCGCCGCTTGGTGTCGGGGTTGGTGGTCGCCTGCCGCAGGGCGAAAAATGCCCCGTAAAAGAGCACCAGCGCAAACAGGAATAGCTGCCGCGGGTCCCAGTTCCAGTATGCCCCCCAGGCCTGCTTGGCCCAGAGCGCCCCGGTCACCAACGCGACAATCGAGAAGATCAGGCCGATTTCCGCCGCCGTCGCCGCCGCGCGGTCATGGTCGGGACGGCGTTTGCGCAAATAGACGATCGCGTAAACCGCCGCCACCATGAACGACAGAAACGACACCTGCGCGATCGGCACATGAAAGTAAAACAAACGCGAGGCCTCGCCCCCCGACTGCATCGCCGCCAGCGGTGGACCGGTGACAAACGCCAGCACCGTCACCGCCGTGATCAGCACGATCGCCCCTATGCGCACCAACAGCACTCTATGCCTCCCGTCCCATGCCGGCTGATTATACAGCGTCGTTTCCACACGGTCCAAAACCAAACCGATTCGCTCAGACTTTTTGACAGCCGCTTAATCCCGCCAGACAAAGGGGAAAAGCAGCCAGGCCGCGGTGGTCGAGACCACCGCGTACGATCCCAGCACCAGAAATGCGTCGGCCTGGGCCAGCTCCGTGCCGCCGCCAAAGCACGTCTCCGAGACCCGGATCGCCGTGACCAAAAGCGGCAACAACACCGGGAACGCCAACACCGAAAAGAGCGCCCCGCGCACATTCGCGGCGGCGATCAAAGCCCCCAGCAAGGTGGTGGTCGAGACCAGCCCGATCCCGCCCAGGCACAACGTCACAAGCCAGACACCCCAGTGCGCCAGCGTGATATTGAGCATAATGACAAACAGCGGCGTCAGGATCACATTCAGCAGAAACACGAGGATCAGGTTGAAGGTCCACTTGCCGAAGAACACCGCGTCGTCGGGCGCGTTCAGCTTCAGAAAGAACTCGGTCTTGGTCTCCGCCTCCTTGACGAAGGTCTGCGCCAGCGACGAGAAGACCGAAAAGAAGAGGATGACCCAGTAGAACACCGCCGCCAGTAGCGGGGAGAGCGCGGTGCCGCCGGTGGCAAACGACAGCGCCGTGAGCGTCACCAGGGCGAACAAAAAGAGCGCGTTGACCGCATACCGTGTCCGGTACTCGGCGCGTACGTCCTTGACCAGGACCGCCCAGGCCTTATGCATCGGCCGCTCCCATGGTCACCTGCCGCTGGGCCCGTCGCGCCTCATCGGGGTCGTTGGTGGCAATCACGACCGCGGCCCGGCGGCGCGCCAGCGCCGCCCAGACCCGCGCCGCGCCGTCCTCATCCAGCATCACCGTCGGTTCATCCAAAAGCAGCAGCGCGGGCTCCTTCAGGAAGGCGGCGGCGAATTTGAGACGGTGCTTCATCCCCGAGGAATAGGTCCCGACCAGATCTGCGCCACGGCCGCTGAGGCCGACTTCCTCCAGCAACGTGTCAGAATGCGCTCGATCGGCAGGCAATCCGAGGACCGCGGCGGCAAACGCCAGATTCTCATAGCCGCTCAATTCCTCGTAGAGCGCCAACTCCGGCGAGACCATCCCCAGATGACGATGCCAGTGTTCCGGCTTGATTTCGCGTCCGTCGCGGTAATGGCTGACCCGCCCCCGATCGGGACGGACCAGCCCGGCCAGCATCTTCACGAAGGTCGATTTGCCTGAGCCATTCGGCCCGACCACCGCGATGCTTTCGCCGGCGGCGAGCTCCAGCTCGACCCCGCGGCAGATGACCCGCCGTCCGAAGGACTTCGACACCTTCTCCACGCGCAGGGTGAATGTGGTCGGATCGGTCATGGGGGAGGACAAAGGCGCAACATTCGCGCGCCCAATCCAGTACAATTTAGTCGGGGCGCCGGAATGCGACAGTCAAAAAGCGGCCCCGAGGTACGTGTTGACAATGGTGCGCCGGTGCGAGTGATTCCCCCCGATGATTGACCAGGCAATCCGACATTACCAGGTGATCGCCCGGTTGGGGGCGGGCGGCATGGGCGAAGTCTTTCTGGCCACCGATACCAAGCTCGGCCGCAAAGTCGCCCTCAAGTTCCTGCCGCGTGAGTTCGCCACCGACCCCGAACGCCGCCGCCGGCTCGAGCTGGAGGCCACCGCGGCCTCCTCGATCGACCACCCCAATATCCTGACCATCTACGAGATCAACGATTACGATGGCCAGCCGTTTATCGCCATGGCCTACGTCGATGGCGAGACGCTCAAGGAAAAGCTGGCGCGCGGACGGCTCTCGCGCGAGCAGGCCATCCGGTACGGCATCCAGCTGGCTTCGGCCCTCGGCGCCGCCCATGCCCATGGCATCATACATCGCGACGTCAAGCCCGAGAATGTCCTGATCGGCAAGGATGACCGCGCCCGCCTGACCGACTTCGGCCTGGCCAAATGGCGCGAATCTTCCGGCCTGACCAACCGCGGCGCCACCGTCGGCACCGTCGGCTACATGTCCCCCGAGCAGGCGCAGGGGATGGACATCGACGCCCGCTCCGATGTCTTCTCGCTGGGTGTCCTGCTGTACGAGATGTTCGGAGGCAGGATGGCCTTCGCCGCCGAGCACGCCGCGGCGGCGCTCTACTGCATCGTCCATGAGCAGCCCGCGCCGCTCAAGACCCTCGATCCGGAGATTCCCGATCCGATTATCGCAGTGATCGAGCGCTGTCTGTCCAAGAAACGCGACGATCGCTACCCGGATGGCGGCGCGGTCGAAGCCGATCTGCGCGCCGTGGCGCGCGCGATGGAAATCTCGCGCATCTCATCCGGGCAATTGCCGGTCTACCGCCGCGGGCGCCGCCGCCGCCTCCTCTGGGGGATCGCCGGCGTTGCCGCCATTCTGACGGGCATCCTCTTCGCCTTGGACCGCGACGATGGCTCCCGTCCCCAGCGCGGGGAGGCGGTCGCCAACGAGAACACCGTCGCGGTGCTCAATTTCGAGAACCTGAGCGATCCCCGCGACAGCGACCGTCAGGGCGACATCATCGCCGACCTGCTCACCACCGATCTGTCGGCCTCCGAGTTCGTCAAGGTGGTCTCCAGCCAGCGGCTCTATGACCTGGCCAAGCATGAGTTCGACTACGGCGACGGGCGGATCGCCAAAAGCGACGCCATCGACATCGCCAAGAAGGCGGGGGCGACGCGTCTTCTGACCGGCGCCCTCTCCAAACTGGGCGGCCGTTCGATCATCACCGCCCAGATCATCGATGTCGCCAGCGGCGATGTCGTCGGCTCGGAGCGGGTTGACGGCGACGATCTGTTTGCCATGGTCGATGACCTCTCTTTGCGCATCAAGCGCCGCATCGGACTCTCCGAAACGCAGGCGCTGGCCGGCGACATCCCGGTTTCCGATGCCACCACCAACAACCCCGAGGCCTACCGCGAGTATCTCAGTGGGATGGAATTCTACCATGCGCTGGACTGGGATGCGGCCCATCCGCACTTCGACCGCGCCATTGAACTGGATTCGAGCTTCGCCCTGGCGTACCTGCGCAAGGCCATCGCCTACTTCTCCGACGGCCGTTCCGAGCAGGGTTTTGCGGCAATGGCCGTGGCGCGACGCTACATCGACCGCGTGCCCACCTGCGAACGGTTGCTGGTCCAGGCGCTGGCCGTGGAGATCGGCGAAAAGCGCGACTTTGAATCGGCGCTGCGCACGCTCAAGCGCTCGACCGTCGAATGCCCGACTCACAAGGAGGCCTTCTTTTGGGTGGCGAATTTCGCCTCCGGCGGCATACGCAATGAGGCCGACACGACGATCCTCTACTGCCGCCGCGCCCTCGATCTGGACCCCGATTATCCGTATGCGCTTCTGGCTCTGGCGCAGGCGTATCTGAAGAAGAAGGATTACGCCGCCGCCACCGAGGTCGCCGCGCATTACCGCGAGGTGCGCCCCAATGACGTGATCCCGCTGGAGATTCTCGGCGATGTGCAACTGGCGCAGGGGCGCCTTGATTCGGCGCGGGTCTGGTACCAGCGCGCCATCGACGTCGACCCGGAAAAGCGCAATGGCTACCGTGAAATTGCCCGCATCTTCGTCCTGCAGGGCGAGCCCGACAGCGCCATCAGCTGGTATTCAAAGACCCTGGCCAGCGACAACCAACTGACCCGCCAACTGGCGCTGCGCAGCGTCGCCTCCGTCCACAAAACCTGGGGACGGTTCAACGAGGCGGTCAGTATCCTGCGCAAGGCCGCCACCATGGCCGAGGCGGCTGATCTGCGCGATCAGGAAGCCGGCGCCCGCAACAATCTGGGGTGGGTCTACTTCGACGCCGGGCGTCCCGCCGAGGCGCTGGAAGAATTTCGCCGCGTCGCGCAGATCGACACGATCAGCCCGCAGGGGGATCTCCTGCAGGCCTATGCCCTCTGCAAACTGCAGCGCGGCGACGAGGCCCGGCAGTTGATCCAGAAAGTGCGCGCCGAATGGGGCGGACGGCTCGACACACTCGACCTGTTGGGCGAAGCCGCCGGCATCGAAGGGTGCCTGGCCATCGAGATGCGCGATTACAAGTCCGCCTACGATCACTACCTGCGCGGCCGCCGCTACAGCAACGACACCACCCTCTGGCGCGCCAATGTCGCCGAGGCATTGATCGGGCTGGGACGCTACGACGAAGCCCTGCGCGAACTTGTGCAGCTGCGCCGGGAATCCGAAGTCAACTGGATCGGCGCGCCCTACCTGCGCGGCTTGCAACTGCAGGCCGAAGCCCTCGTCAAATTGGGCCGCAACAAGGACGCCATCGAGCCGTTGCAACGTCTGATGGTCTTCTGGGGGAATGCCGACTGGGATGTGCCCTGGATGACCGATGCCAAACGGCTGTACGCCAGTCTGACCGCACAGTAGTCGGCGGTCGGGCGGCAAGGGCCGCACCGACCGCGAAGACTGTCCGGCCCCGGTTCGATGTCACCATCGAATCGGGGCCGGATGCGTTTTGGGCTTGAAAAAGGAAGCGTCCCTGACGGGATTCGAACCCGTGTCGCCGCCGTGAAAGGGCGGTGTCCTAGGCCGGGCTGGACGACAGGGACGGCTCAACGACTCGCCTTTTGAGGCGAACCACAGTCACCTATGATCGCCATCCCTGACGGGCCCGTCAAGCCATAAAAAAACCGGGCCCGTCCGAAGCGTTGGCGCTCCCGACGGGCCCTCGGTCATCGGTCGTTCAATCCGGCACCGGCACACTGTGCAGGGCGCGCATGTACTGCACACGCTCGTACGACGACGGATCCTGCGTGTGCAGGTGGCTCATCGACCCTTGCAACTGACGCACCGAGGAGTACTCGTGTTCCTTCAGCCAATGGCGCATCTCCTCGAGCACCAGCGACAAGTGCCCGATGCCGCGCTTCAGCAGGACCGAGCACATCATCGTGGCGTTGGCGCCGGCCATCAACAGTTTCAACGAATCGCCGGCGTTATGCACGCCGCTGGTCGCGGCCAGACTGGCGCGCACACGGCCGTGGAGGATCGCGATCCAGCGCAGCGGCAGACGCAATGCCTGCGGCTGGCTGAGCAGGACATTCGGGTGAACATCGAGTGTCTCCAGGTCGATGTCCGGCTGGTAGAAGCGATTGAACAGCACCAGCCCGTCGGCCCCGGCGTCATCCAGCCGACGCGCCATGTTGGCCATCGAGCTGTAGAACGGCGACAGCTTCACCGCCACCGGGATGCTCACCGATGACTTGACCGCCCGGACCGTGTCGAGGCAGTCCTGCTCCACTTCGGCCCCGGTGCGGTCCAGATCAGTGGGCAGCGAGTAGATGTTCAGTTCAATGGCGTCGGCTCCGGCCTGCTGCATCAGGCGCGCGAACTCGGTCCAGCCGCCGTTGGTGCAACCATTCAGACTGGCGATGATCGGAATCTCCACCGCCTGCTTGGCCCGGCGAATGTGCTCGAGGTACTGCTCCGGACCGACGTGAAACTCGGGGGGCTCGGGAAAGTAGGTCACCGCCTCGGCGAAACTCTCGGTGCCTTGCGAGAGGTGGTGAAAAAGCGCCATCTGCTCGCGGGAGAGCTGCTCCTCAAACAGGGAGTAGAGCACGACCGCGGCGGCGCCGGCATCCTCGAGGCGCTTGATGTTGTCGATCTCTTCCGACAGCGGCGACGCCGAGGCCACCAGCGGGTTGGCCAGCGTCATGCCCATATAGGTTGTGCTCAGGTCCATCGCTACACGCCCCCGTCGGTTTTTGGTTCGTGGTCGCCGCCGGATGCCAGGCGCTGATGCATTTCCCAGCGCTCATGGACGTCCTTCTGGGCGTTCTTCCAGAGTTCCTTGGAGCGCTCCGGATGGCTCTTGGTCAGCATCTGGTAGCGGTTCTCCATGCGCAGGTAATCCTCGATTTTCATCTTCGGCGCCCCCGAGTCGAGCACAAAGGGATTGAGCCCCTGCGCGGCGCGGCGTGGATCGTGACGGAACAGCGGCCAATGACCCGAGGCCACCGCCGCCTTCTGGTTCTGCATGCCGTGCATCATGTCGATGCCGTGCGCGATGCAGTGGCTGTAGGCGATGATGATCGAAGGACCGTCGTAGGACTCCGCCTCCAGGAAGGCCTTGAGCGTGTGTTCGTCCTTGGCCCCCATGGCGACCCGCGCGACA is from bacterium and encodes:
- a CDS encoding CcmD family protein — protein: MNANTTAVVGVLIVWAGIVWYLVRIDRRIKRGARTDE
- a CDS encoding cytochrome c maturation protein CcmE, whose translation is MNKRYIVGIGIIVICGVVGFSAFRGSLTPYVSFAEARQLDRNCQVMGTIDKENVRYDHAAGTLHFNIIDEQGHSLPVAYKGVTPGNFDQANSVVCQGQFVAGTFEANNLLVKCPSKYQGMEAAGEQNPHETKPTDDGV
- a CDS encoding protein kinase yields the protein MIDQAIRHYQVIARLGAGGMGEVFLATDTKLGRKVALKFLPREFATDPERRRRLELEATAASSIDHPNILTIYEINDYDGQPFIAMAYVDGETLKEKLARGRLSREQAIRYGIQLASALGAAHAHGIIHRDVKPENVLIGKDDRARLTDFGLAKWRESSGLTNRGATVGTVGYMSPEQAQGMDIDARSDVFSLGVLLYEMFGGRMAFAAEHAAAALYCIVHEQPAPLKTLDPEIPDPIIAVIERCLSKKRDDRYPDGGAVEADLRAVARAMEISRISSGQLPVYRRGRRRRLLWGIAGVAAILTGILFALDRDDGSRPQRGEAVANENTVAVLNFENLSDPRDSDRQGDIIADLLTTDLSASEFVKVVSSQRLYDLAKHEFDYGDGRIAKSDAIDIAKKAGATRLLTGALSKLGGRSIITAQIIDVASGDVVGSERVDGDDLFAMVDDLSLRIKRRIGLSETQALAGDIPVSDATTNNPEAYREYLSGMEFYHALDWDAAHPHFDRAIELDSSFALAYLRKAIAYFSDGRSEQGFAAMAVARRYIDRVPTCERLLVQALAVEIGEKRDFESALRTLKRSTVECPTHKEAFFWVANFASGGIRNEADTTILYCRRALDLDPDYPYALLALAQAYLKKKDYAAATEVAAHYREVRPNDVIPLEILGDVQLAQGRLDSARVWYQRAIDVDPEKRNGYREIARIFVLQGEPDSAISWYSKTLASDNQLTRQLALRSVASVHKTWGRFNEAVSILRKAATMAEAADLRDQEAGARNNLGWVYFDAGRPAEALEEFRRVAQIDTISPQGDLLQAYALCKLQRGDEARQLIQKVRAEWGGRLDTLDLLGEAAGIEGCLAIEMRDYKSAYDHYLRGRRYSNDTTLWRANVAEALIGLGRYDEALRELVQLRRESEVNWIGAPYLRGLQLQAEALVKLGRNKDAIEPLQRLMVFWGNADWDVPWMTDAKRLYASLTAQ
- a CDS encoding dihydroorotate dehydrogenase-like protein; this translates as MDLSTTYMGMTLANPLVASASPLSEEIDNIKRLEDAGAAAVVLYSLFEEQLSREQMALFHHLSQGTESFAEAVTYFPEPPEFHVGPEQYLEHIRRAKQAVEIPIIASLNGCTNGGWTEFARLMQQAGADAIELNIYSLPTDLDRTGAEVEQDCLDTVRAVKSSVSIPVAVKLSPFYSSMANMARRLDDAGADGLVLFNRFYQPDIDLETLDVHPNVLLSQPQALRLPLRWIAILHGRVRASLAATSGVHNAGDSLKLLMAGANATMMCSVLLKRGIGHLSLVLEEMRHWLKEHEYSSVRQLQGSMSHLHTQDPSSYERVQYMRALHSVPVPD
- a CDS encoding heme exporter protein CcmB, with the translated sequence MHKAWAVLVKDVRAEYRTRYAVNALFLFALVTLTALSFATGGTALSPLLAAVFYWVILFFSVFSSLAQTFVKEAETKTEFFLKLNAPDDAVFFGKWTFNLILVFLLNVILTPLFVIMLNITLAHWGVWLVTLCLGGIGLVSTTTLLGALIAAANVRGALFSVLAFPVLLPLLVTAIRVSETCFGGGTELAQADAFLVLGSYAVVSTTAAWLLFPFVWRD
- a CDS encoding ABC transporter ATP-binding protein produces the protein MTDPTTFTLRVEKVSKSFGRRVICRGVELELAAGESIAVVGPNGSGKSTFVKMLAGLVRPDRGRVSHYRDGREIKPEHWHRHLGMVSPELALYEELSGYENLAFAAAVLGLPADRAHSDTLLEEVGLSGRGADLVGTYSSGMKHRLKFAAAFLKEPALLLLDEPTVMLDEDGAARVWAALARRRAAVVIATNDPDEARRAQRQVTMGAADA
- the ccsA gene encoding cytochrome c biogenesis protein CcsA, whose translation is MLLVRIGAIVLITAVTVLAFVTGPPLAAMQSGGEASRLFYFHVPIAQVSFLSFMVAAVYAIVYLRKRRPDHDRAAATAAEIGLIFSIVALVTGALWAKQAWGAYWNWDPRQLFLFALVLFYGAFFALRQATTNPDTKRRVSAVYLIFGGAISPFLFFVLPRLYRSLHEDANQVVMAAGSQSTMSPQVASIFGASTLGFLLLYVWMFKLGVAAARIEDGPDADGE